The nucleotide sequence GTTGTATTCCATCCGGGTAACCGGAGAGAGCTCCGAGAACATGGAGCTAGGTTCGGAACGATGTTATTAGGCATATTGAAGCATAAGTAGTCGAGAGATAGATACTCACGATGTCAGGGGCCTCCACCACTGGGGCAAGGCCGGAGTTCGGAGGTCACTCGCTTTTCAAGACATAAATGCCTATAGCAGGTTGTGTTTATGGCAACACCTTTAGCCCATTCGGGCGTGTAGCGTTGCGCTTGGACCTAGAAATCAAGATATGAAGACTCAAAATTCCTCAATTGTTCACAGCCAACTGATCTCAGAGTTGACGCGATGTGGAAGATTCTCAGCCTTCAGCCTGCGGTTGTCCCTGGGAAATCTCGCGCATAAGATTCCTTGGTGTTCCACAAAGGAGGGGGAGTTGCATGGGGGTTCCTTTACTTGATCTCAAAGTACATCATGAGCCGCTTCACCAGGAAATCATGATGGCGTTGGAACAAATCTTTAAGAGCCAGGCGTTTATCTTGGGTCCCGATGTGGGCAGGTTGGAAGAGCGGATAGCCGCCTACTGCCAATCTCAATATGGAGTCGGAGTCACGTCTGGGACGGATGCACTTTTGATTGCACTCATGGCTCTCGGGATTGCTCCAGGGGATGAGGTGATCACGACGCCCTATTCATTTTTTGCGACGGCTGGAGTTGTTGTTCGTCTTGGTGCGAAGCCGGTTCTTGTCGACATCGATCCTATAACCTATAATATTGATCCTGCCAAGATCAGCCAGGTTGTGACGACCAAAACCAAAGCCATCATCCCAGTCCATCTTTATGGTCAATGTGCTGATATGGAGCCGATCATGGAGGTAGCCAAACAGCACAAACTGAGCATTATTGAAGATGCAGCGCAAGCGATTGGCTCAGAATACCGCGATGGTCGTCGGGCCTGCAGCATAGGGACTATCGGCTGTTTGTCGTTTTTCCCGAGTAAGAACTTGGGTTGCTTAGGTGATGGGGGGATGGCTGTGACCAGTGATCCTGAGCTTGCGGAGCGGATGAAGATTTTGCGAGTTCATGGGAGCAAACCGAAATACTACCATAAGCTGATCGGTGGAAACTTTCGGTTGGATACGATTCAGGCTGCGGTTCTCAACATCAAACTGAACTATTTGGATGAATGGACGAGAAAGCGGCAGAAAAACGCGATCCGGTACGGAGAGCTCTTTAAGCTGAGCGGGCTCCTGGATAAGGCAAAGGTACGGTTGCCAGCACCGGTTTATCGAGAATCAGGTGTTCATCATTACCACATCTACAACCAATTTATTCTTCGAGTAGATCGACGAGATGCGCTGGTGGCATACCTCAAGCAGAAGGAGATCGGGGTGGAAATCTACTATCCGGTTCCCTTCCATCTCCAGGAATGTTTTGGGTATTTGGGATATAAGGAAGGGGATTTCCCTGAGTCCGAGCGCGCGGCCAAAGAAACGATCGCTCTTCCGATCTATCCGGAGTTGACGATGGAACAGCAAGTTGAGGTGGTTGAGACGGTGACGGCCTTCTACGGGTAGCTACGAAGGGCGGTACTCGTAATAGGAGCACTATTCTCAACAATGTTGCAGGGCTTAGCGCGCAACAGTGAGGTTGTGCGCTAGTGAGCGCCTGGTATGGTATGTTTTGTGAGTTTTGAGGCTGCAAGAGCACGATATAGGCCACTGCAATTAGAGATTCCGTGGTTCATGTGTCTTCATGTTGCGTTACCCTGAATAATGGTTGGTGGTTTCAACTGGGTATGTATACTAAGCTCTAGCAGGTGGTGTTATTATAGCTGTTTCGTTCGAGCATGGACTTTCATGACTGGAGTATGAACTCACAGCAAAGAAATAGGGTGTGTTAGGTTCAAGCTCCGTAATCGTAACAGAGGGCGATTCAACCGAATATCTCTCCTCATAGGAGCATACTCCTGGTTCTCCAGAAGATTGTTTCCCGTAGTATATGTAGTAGCCATTCACGTTTGAATCTGTACTTGGTTGCCACGTCACTTCCGCCGTGGCTCCCGACGGCGTTGAATTTAAAGCTACCAGAGGGGTTCCTGTAGGGGCTTGTGGCGGAGGACTATCTGCTGCTGGTTCCTCAGCAGAGCCAGCAGTCAAACTTGCATCAGGGGTGAGAGCGAGTGCATCTTCTGGGGCCTCTGCATCACCGGCGTGTAACTCATCAGGGAGGGACGCTACATCTGATGATGGTGAGTCCGCTTCTCTGGAGGCGGAGCCTGCTTCAGCAGACGGTGTTGTGGAGAGACTAGATGGTAAGGGACTGTTTTCTCCACCCCCTCCGCATCCCAAGATAGTCGACAACGCGAAAGGAACCGTGATTGCTATTAGTATACGATAGCCTAAAATTAACCACGTTTTATTCTTTAACATTAGAGAGGTCTTCCTATATCACCTGGTTACTCGAAAAGTGGTAGGTGCACTAGCCCATTGTGGTATGCCAAACCAGACCCCAACATCATCATTCATCGTCCAATTTTTGCTGGCAAGCCAGGAAAAAGCAAAACATATGCCAGTAAGAATTGTTATCAAACTCCTTAAAATTATGAGGATAGTTTTTGATACTAAACTTTGGCAGTGTAGTGAGCTGAAGGGGGCACCCTTCACAATCGTCCAGGTGAATGCCGTGGATGAAGGTACCGATCCCGATTGGTGGAGCATCACAGCTCATTGCCGTGTTCTGCTATGGTTACCGACAGACATGGGAGGCAGGTCTAGGCGATTCTTGTGCGTGTGAGGTGCCAATTTAGCCAAGATCCTGTTGTGTAGGACACTTTTGGTGTCCCCAAGCGGCTACCCTGCCTGGTCAAAACCCCAATTCTCCGAAACGCGCTCAGAAGGCCGTGCGTTTAGAAGTGGCGATTCAGGCCGCACATGTGCGCGCCGGGCAGATTTATGGGCCGGAGCGCCTCCAGGCAGAATTCCGTTACGGCGGGTTCCTTGTTGGGGTCCGGAGCATTAGGCAGCTGTGGAAGAAGCTGGACCTAGGCTGCACGCAGGTGTGCCGGGTTCATGACCACAACGGGGCAAAGCACTTACTGCTGGTGGGGAGGGCCTAATTAGCTAAAATGGTTGTCACCGGGTGACCGGATAAGGTCTGGGGCATCGATATTGTACATGTGTGCTGACTGTGGAAGGGTGGCCATATCTGGCTGTGCCCATCTGATTGCACGGGCCCGACGACTTCGATTCCGGTTTGCTGTGCGCCTGTAGGGGTGGGCAGTGTTGTTCCACTACCTGCATCGCCCTCCGCGGGGCTGCCCATTACGGTGTAGGTGGACTGAGAGTTGACTGAAGGCGGATGATGCTCGGTAGCTCCAGCATGGGCTAGCTGTCCATACCGTGCTGGTCATCCAAATGTACGCCGTACGCCCACGGCATCTCTTCCTGATTGTCTATTTTACCCCCTATTCGTGGAATTGTTGATTATAACGCTTTAATCTCGATATTCTCTAATAGCCTTAAGTTTCCTAGTGTTGTATTATGACGAGGGTAGACTGTGTTCCACTCAAGAAAGCCTCCCTTCAGGGTAGCCGTGTTTCTTCTGCCCCCCCCAAAGAAGGATTGTGAATTTTTGAAGTTATGGGAAAGTGTGTCTTGTTTGGTGAGCGGCCTTTAGCCAGAGAGGAGTTCAGTGAATGAAAGACTTTCTGCCGTTTCATAGGTCTGATGTGGGTGAAGAGGAAGTCGCTGAAGTCGTTGAAGTTCTTCGATCCGGCTGGCTGACAACGGGTCCTAAGGTGCGAGAATTCGAGAGAGAATTTGCTGCGATGGTTGGGGCCCAGCATGCCATTGCTGTTAATTCTTGCACGGCTGCTCTCCATCTTGCCCTTGAGGCCATTGGCATAGGTGAAGGTGATGAGGTCCTGGTTCCAACCATGACGTTTGCGGCGACAGCCGAGGTAGTGACGTACTTTAGGGCCAAGCCTGTGTTACTGGACTGTACTGAAGGTACCTTGAACCTGAACACGGATTTGATTGAGAAAGCCATCTCGAAGAAGACAAAGGCGATCATTCCTGTCCATTTTGCAGGACATCCGTGCGATCTCAAGCCGATTCATACGATTGCGAAAACGAATAACTTGCATGTGATCGAAGATGCGGCACACGCGCTACCGGCACGATATCACGGGAAAATGATTGGGAGTATTTCTGATATCACATGCTTTTCCTTCTACGCGACAAAGAATATTACTACCGGCGAAGGCGGAATGATTACTACGGATAACGCTGAGTGGGCTGCCCGTATGCGGATGATGAGTTTACACGGACTCAGTCGTGATGCGTGGAATCGCTATTCCTCGAAGGGGTCATGGTATTACGAAATTTTGTCACCCGGTTTTAAGTATAACTTGACGGATATTGCTGCTGCCCTCGGGTTGGCTCAGCTGAAGAAGTGCGATCGG is from Candidatus Nitrospira nitrosa and encodes:
- a CDS encoding fibronectin type III domain-containing protein; this encodes MLKNKTWLILGYRILIAITVPFALSTILGCGGGGENSPLPSSLSTTPSAEAGSASREADSPSSDVASLPDELHAGDAEAPEDALALTPDASLTAGSAEEPAADSPPPQAPTGTPLVALNSTPSGATAEVTWQPSTDSNVNGYYIYYGKQSSGEPGVCSYEERYSVESPSVTITELEPNTPYFFAVSSYSSHESPCSNETAIITPPARA
- a CDS encoding DegT/DnrJ/EryC1/StrS family aminotransferase, encoding MGVPLLDLKVHHEPLHQEIMMALEQIFKSQAFILGPDVGRLEERIAAYCQSQYGVGVTSGTDALLIALMALGIAPGDEVITTPYSFFATAGVVVRLGAKPVLVDIDPITYNIDPAKISQVVTTKTKAIIPVHLYGQCADMEPIMEVAKQHKLSIIEDAAQAIGSEYRDGRRACSIGTIGCLSFFPSKNLGCLGDGGMAVTSDPELAERMKILRVHGSKPKYYHKLIGGNFRLDTIQAAVLNIKLNYLDEWTRKRQKNAIRYGELFKLSGLLDKAKVRLPAPVYRESGVHHYHIYNQFILRVDRRDALVAYLKQKEIGVEIYYPVPFHLQECFGYLGYKEGDFPESERAAKETIALPIYPELTMEQQVEVVETVTAFYG
- a CDS encoding DegT/DnrJ/EryC1/StrS family aminotransferase, translating into MKDFLPFHRSDVGEEEVAEVVEVLRSGWLTTGPKVREFEREFAAMVGAQHAIAVNSCTAALHLALEAIGIGEGDEVLVPTMTFAATAEVVTYFRAKPVLLDCTEGTLNLNTDLIEKAISKKTKAIIPVHFAGHPCDLKPIHTIAKTNNLHVIEDAAHALPARYHGKMIGSISDITCFSFYATKNITTGEGGMITTDNAEWAARMRMMSLHGLSRDAWNRYSSKGSWYYEILSPGFKYNLTDIAAALGLAQLKKCDRFWKGREQYAARYREGFKDLPEIVCPEAAAHVQHAWHLYVIQLELDRLRISRDEFIRQLQEAGVGCSVHFIPLHLHPYHRDKGSYRPEDFPVSSKMFQRIVSLPLYSKMTEDEIDRVIGIVRDLVTRSRR